One part of the Anaerolineae bacterium genome encodes these proteins:
- a CDS encoding CPBP family intramembrane metalloprotease, with translation MNLGLNLARLIILILTIFLAWITYQSNLLLKRIRPDFNLLLSPPELIIRVVLVGFCLFLAWLMGLPAGQLGLVGANPWPQIGLGLAAGATMQVVINLLAVGAVSYFGREIYSPWVVLNILPRRPVEWVLVPLALLPAVAMEELLFRPLWLGGFGDIIPLWLLMIGTSLLFGAMHLPQGYLGIGVAAGLNGLLSLLFLGTGSVLAPLAAHYTINLLQVIAAHFQRDKLEMDYGRVESAGNVDKMPGQ, from the coding sequence ATGAACTTGGGGCTAAATCTGGCCCGGCTGATCATCTTAATTTTGACCATTTTTCTGGCCTGGATCACGTATCAGAGCAACCTGCTGCTCAAAAGAATCCGGCCCGATTTTAATTTGTTGCTTTCGCCGCCCGAATTGATTATCCGGGTGGTGTTGGTGGGTTTTTGTTTGTTTTTGGCCTGGTTGATGGGCCTACCGGCCGGGCAGCTTGGTTTGGTTGGGGCCAACCCCTGGCCACAAATTGGGCTTGGCCTGGCGGCCGGGGCGACCATGCAGGTGGTCATCAACCTGTTGGCCGTTGGTGCCGTCAGTTATTTTGGCCGGGAAATTTACTCCCCCTGGGTGGTGCTTAATATCTTGCCGCGCCGCCCTGTTGAATGGGTGCTGGTTCCCCTGGCCCTGCTGCCGGCGGTGGCCATGGAAGAGTTGTTGTTTCGCCCGCTCTGGCTGGGTGGGTTTGGCGATATCATCCCGCTGTGGCTGTTGATGATTGGCACGTCCTTGCTGTTTGGGGCTATGCACCTGCCGCAGGGTTATTTGGGCATAGGCGTGGCGGCGGGTTTAAACGGATTGCTTTCCCTGCTGTTTTTGGGGACGGGCAGCGTGCTGGCCCCGCTGGCGGCGCATTACACCATCAATCTGTTACAGGTAATTGCGGCCCATTTTCAACGAGATAAGTTGGAAATGGACTATGGCCGGGTTGAATCTGCGGGCAACGTTGACAAAATGCCGGGGCAGTGA
- a CDS encoding YtxH domain-containing protein, with protein MRVINFVAGFLVGAALAAIAVLLITPQSGNELQATIRARFEEILAEGRKAAAVRRAELENTLANLRAGSAQ; from the coding sequence ATGCGGGTCATCAATTTTGTGGCAGGCTTTTTGGTGGGTGCGGCGCTGGCAGCCATTGCTGTTTTACTGATTACGCCCCAAAGCGGCAATGAGTTGCAGGCGACCATTCGGGCCAGGTTTGAGGAGATTTTGGCAGAGGGGCGCAAAGCCGCCGCCGTCCGGCGGGCTGAGTTGGAAAATACGCTGGCCAATCTGAGGGCAGGTTCGGCGCAATAA
- a CDS encoding LLM class flavin-dependent oxidoreductase: protein MSQDRVALYLQDAHDLREGMKLAQYAEEKGFEAVWQAESRLVRDAIVPMAAFAAVTKRLKVGSGVINNWTRNIGLLAATFLTLDDLAPDRIICGMGAWWDPLAANVGIRRRKPLLAMRETIEVMRRLLNMENVTFKGEFHQVKGIELDVVHGRREPRRVPMMIGATGMKMMELAGEIGDGVVLNYCVPPEYNDRALAALQIGAKQSGRTLDEIDRPQLMVCSVHTDKAQALDGARALLTQYLAQQPHIAQASGVSDEVVKKIQNILGWPATKEQIKTAMPLVPDDLVQRITATGTPEEVKAKVREYVAHGCTCPILYPLGAPYLMIEVFSDGYSE from the coding sequence ATGAGTCAAGATAGAGTAGCCCTTTATTTGCAAGATGCCCATGATCTCCGCGAGGGCATGAAACTGGCCCAATATGCGGAAGAAAAGGGCTTTGAGGCAGTGTGGCAGGCCGAGAGCCGCCTGGTGCGCGACGCCATTGTGCCCATGGCCGCTTTTGCCGCCGTTACCAAGCGGTTAAAGGTCGGCTCCGGCGTGATCAATAACTGGACCCGCAACATCGGCCTGTTGGCGGCCACTTTTTTAACCCTGGACGACCTGGCTCCTGATCGGATCATTTGTGGCATGGGGGCCTGGTGGGACCCGCTGGCCGCAAACGTGGGCATTCGGCGCCGCAAACCCCTTTTGGCCATGCGCGAAACCATTGAGGTGATGCGCCGCCTGCTGAACATGGAAAACGTCACCTTTAAAGGCGAGTTCCACCAGGTTAAGGGGATTGAGTTGGATGTCGTGCATGGCCGTCGCGAACCGCGCCGCGTGCCCATGATGATTGGCGCGACCGGCATGAAAATGATGGAATTGGCCGGAGAAATTGGCGATGGCGTGGTGCTCAATTACTGCGTGCCTCCGGAGTATAATGACCGGGCGCTGGCTGCTTTGCAAATTGGCGCCAAACAGTCCGGCCGCACCCTGGATGAGATTGACCGGCCTCAACTGATGGTTTGTTCCGTGCATACCGATAAAGCCCAAGCTTTAGATGGCGCTCGCGCCCTGCTCACCCAATACCTGGCCCAACAACCGCACATTGCCCAGGCCAGCGGCGTGAGCGATGAGGTGGTCAAAAAAATCCAGAACATCTTGGGCTGGCCCGCTACCAAAGAGCAAATCAAAACCGCCATGCCCCTGGTGCCCGATGACCTGGTCCAGCGCATCACGGCCACCGGCACGCCGGAAGAGGTCAAAGCCAAAGTTCGGGAATATGTGGCCCACGGTTGCACTTGTCCTATTCTCTATCCGTTGGGCGCCCCCTACCTGATGATTGAAGTTTTTTCAGATGGCTACAGCGAATAA
- a CDS encoding EF2563 family selenium-dependent molybdenum hydroxylase system protein translates to MRTNPIFNNTLVLIKGAGDLASGVAYRLKRAGFPLMMTELPAPLLVRRAVCFGEAVYSKKTTVEGITAHHVGSVSGARDLARSEIIPVLVDPQADIIAQVKPQVIIDAIMAKTNTGTTIDAAPLVVALGSGFTAGRECHAVIETKRGHWLGRVIYQGQTEPDTGDSAPVEGYGVDRVLRAPTDGNVIAFAAIGDRIKQGQLIAKVGREEVHAPFDGVLRGLIHSAVRVTAGFKIGDLDPRGIVEYCFALSDKSLAVGGAALVAILASAVVRPQD, encoded by the coding sequence ATGCGTACCAATCCAATTTTTAACAATACCCTTGTTTTAATCAAAGGAGCGGGCGATCTGGCCAGCGGGGTGGCCTACCGGCTCAAGCGGGCCGGCTTTCCCCTGATGATGACCGAATTGCCTGCCCCGTTGTTGGTGCGCCGGGCCGTTTGTTTTGGCGAGGCTGTGTATAGCAAAAAAACAACGGTTGAGGGCATTACGGCGCATCACGTAGGCTCAGTGTCGGGCGCGCGCGACCTGGCCCGAAGTGAAATCATCCCGGTTTTGGTTGACCCCCAGGCCGACATTATCGCCCAGGTAAAACCCCAGGTGATTATTGACGCCATTATGGCCAAAACCAATACCGGCACAACCATTGACGCTGCCCCGTTGGTGGTGGCTTTAGGCTCGGGCTTTACCGCCGGCCGGGAATGTCATGCGGTTATTGAAACCAAACGCGGCCATTGGTTGGGCCGGGTTATTTACCAGGGGCAAACTGAGCCTGATACCGGCGACTCCGCCCCGGTTGAAGGTTACGGCGTTGACCGGGTGCTGCGCGCCCCAACCGACGGAAATGTGATTGCCTTTGCCGCTATTGGCGACCGCATTAAACAGGGCCAACTGATTGCCAAAGTGGGGCGGGAAGAAGTGCATGCCCCTTTTGACGGGGTTTTGCGCGGTCTCATTCATTCCGCCGTCCGGGTGACCGCCGGCTTTAAAATTGGCGATCTTGATCCGCGGGGCATTGTGGAGTATTGTTTTGCCCTCAGCGACAAATCGCTGGCGGTGGGGGGAGCGGCGCTG